A part of Muntiacus reevesi chromosome 12, mMunRee1.1, whole genome shotgun sequence genomic DNA contains:
- the AGO2 gene encoding protein argonaute-2 isoform X2 — translation MYSGAGPALAPPAPPPPPIQGYAFKPPPRPDFGTSGRTIKLQANFFEMDIPKIDIYHYELDIKPEKCPRRVNREIVEHMVQHFKTQIFGDRKPVFDGRKNLYTAMPLPIGRDKVELEVTLPGEGKDRIFKVSIKWVSCVSLQALHDALSGRLPSVPFETIQALDVVMRHLPSMRYTPVGRSFFTASEGCSNPLGGGREVWFGFHQSVRPSLWKMMLNIDVSATAFYKAQPVIEFVCEVLDFKSIEEQQKPLTDSQRVKFTKEIKGLKVEITHCGQMKRKYRVCNVTRRPASHQTFPLQQESGQTVECTVAQYFKDRHKLVLRYPHLPCLQVGQEQKHTYLPLEVCNIVAGQRCIKKLTDNQTSTMIRATARSAPDRQEEISKLMRSASFNTDPYVREFGIMVKDEMTDVTGRVLQPPSILYGGRNKAIATPVQGVWDMRNKQFHTGIEIKVWAIACFAPQRQCTEVHLKSFTEQLRKISRDAGMPIQGQPCFCKYAQGADSVEPMFRHLKNTYAGLQLVVVILPGKTPVYAEVKRVGDTVLGMATQCVQMKNVQRTTPQTLSNLCLKINVKLGGVNNILLPQGRPPVFQQPVIFLGADVTHPPAGDGKKPSIAAVVGSMDAHPNRYCATVRVQQHRQEIIQDLAAMVRELLIQFYKSTRFKPTRIIFYRDGVSEGQFQQVLHHELLAIREACIKLEKDYQPGITFIVVQKRHHTRLFCTDKNERVGKSGNIPAGTTVDTKITHPTEFDFYLCSHAGIQGTSRPSHYHVLWDDNRFSSDELQILTYQLCHTYVRCTRSVSIPAPAYYAHLVAFRARYHLVDKEHDSAEGSHTSGQSNGRDHQALAKAVQVHQDTLRTMYFA, via the exons CGCTCGCGCCTCCTGCTCCGCCACCGCCACCCATCCAAGGATATGCCTTCAAGCCTCCACCCAGACCCGACTTCGGGACCTCCGGGAGAACAATCAAGTTACAGGCCAACTTCTTTGAAATGGACATTCCAAAAATTGACATCTATCACTATGAGTTGGATATCAAGCCAGAGAAATGCCCAAGGAGAGTTAACAG GGAAATAGTGGAACATATGGTTCAGCACTTTAAAACACAGATCTTTGGGGATCGGAAACCAGTGTTTGACGGAAGGAAGAATCTCTACACAGCGATGCCCCTTCCGATCGGGAGGGATAAG GTGGAACTGGAAGTCACGCTGCCGGGAGAAGGGAAGGACCGCATCTTCAAGGTGTCCATCAAGTGGGTGTCCTGCGTGAGCTTACAGGCGTTACACGATGCACTTTCGGGGCGGCTGCCCAGCGTCCCCTTCGAGACGATCCAGGCCCTGGATGTGGTCATGAGGCATCTGCCGTCCATGAG GTACACCCCCGTGGGCCGCTCCTTCTTCACGGCATCCGAGGGCTGCTCCAATCCTCTGGGCGGGGGCCGAGAGGTGTGGTTTGGATTCCATCAGTCTGTCCGGCCTTCtctctggaagatgatgctgaatATCGACG TCTCGGCGACAGCGTTCTATAAGGCACAGCCAGTCATTGAGTTTGTTTGTGAAGTCTTGGATTTTAAAAGTATTGAAGAACAACAGAAACCTCTGACAGATTCCCAAAGGGTCAAGTTTACCAAAGAAATCAAAG GTCTAAAGGTGGAGATAACGCACTGTGGGCAGATGAAGAGAAAGTACCGCGTGTGTAACGTGACCCGGCGGCCGGCCAGCCACCAGAC GTTCCCGCTGCAGCAGGAGAGCGGGCAGACGGTGGAGTGCACGGTAGCCCAGTACTTCAAGGACAGGCACAAGCTGGTTCTGCGCTACCCCCACCTCCCGTGTTTACAAGTCGGACAGGAGCAAAAACACACCTACCTTCCCCTGGAG GTCTGTAACATAGTGGCGGGACAGAGATGTATAAAAAAGCTGACCGACAATCAGACCTCAACCATGATCAGAGCGACTGCCAGGTCAGCCCCCGATCGGCAGGAAGAGATTAGCAAGCTG ATGAGAAGTGCCAGTTTCAATACAGATCCATATGTTCGTGAATTTGGGATCATGGTCAAAGATGAGATGACAGACGTGACCGGACGGGTCCTCCAGCCGCCCTCCATCCTCTACGGGGGCAGG AATAAGGCAATTGCCACCCCTGTCCAGGGCGTGTGGGACATGAGGAACAAGCAGTTCCACACGGGCATTGAGATCAAGGTGTGGGCCATTGCCTGCTTCGCCCCCCAGCGCCAGTGCACGGAGGTGCACCTCAA GTCCTTCACGGAGCAGCTCAGAAAGATCTCAAGAGACGCGGGCATGCCCATCCAGGGCCAGCCGTGCTTCTGTAAATACGCCCAGGGGGCGGACAGCGTGGAGCCCATGTTCCGGCACTTGAAAAACACATATGCTGGCCTGCAGCTGGTGGTGGTCATCCTGCCAGGGAAGACCCCCGTTTACG CCGAGGTCAAGCGTGTGGGAGATACCGTGCTGGGCATGGCCACGCAGTGCGTGCAGATGAAGAATGTGCAGAGGACCACGCCGCAGACCCTGTCCAACCTCTGTCTGAAGATCAACGTCAAACTGGGCGGCGTGAACAACATCCTGCTGCCACAGGGGAG GCCTCCGGTGTTCCAGCAGCCCGTCATCTTTCTGGGGGCGGATGTCACTCACCCCCCCGCTGGGGACGGGAAGAAGCCGTCTATCGCCGCC GTCGTGGGCAGCATGGATGCCCACCCGAACCGCTACTGCGCCACCGTGCGCGTACAGCAGCACCGCCAGGAGATCATCCAGGACCTGGCGGCCATGGTGCGCGAGCTGCTCATCCAGTTCTACAAGTCCACACGCTTCAAGCCCACCCGCATCATCTTCTACCGCGACGGCGTCTCCGAGGGGCAGTTCCAGCAG GTTCTCCACCACGAGTTGCTGGCCATCCGTGAGGCGTGCATTAAGCTAGAGAAGGACTACCAGCCAGGCATCACGTTCATCGTGGTCCAGAAGAGACACCACACGCGGCTCTTCTGCACAGACAAGAATGAGAGG GTTGGGAAGAGCGGAAACATTCCAGCAGGCACCACCGTGGACACGAAAATCACCCACCCGACCGAGTTTGACTTCTACCTGTGTAGTCATGCTGGCATCCAG GGAACAAGCAGGCCCTCCCACTACCACGTGCTGTGGGATGACAATCGCTTCTCCTCCGACGAGCTGCAGATCCTCACCTACCAGCTGTGTCACACCTACGTGCGCTGCACGCGTTCCGTGTCCATCCCGGCCCCAGCGTACTATGCTCACCTGGTGGCCTTCCGGGCCAGGTACCACCTGGTGGACAAAGAACATGACAG TGCTGAAGGAAGCCACACCTCCGGGCAGAGTAATGGACGCGACCATCAGGCGTTGGCAAAGGCCGTGCAGGTCCACCAGGACACGCTGCGCACCATGTACTTTGCTTGA
- the AGO2 gene encoding protein argonaute-2 isoform X1, whose amino-acid sequence MSLEQPPRSTFIGGRPREQPVPETHLGALAPPAPPPPPIQGYAFKPPPRPDFGTSGRTIKLQANFFEMDIPKIDIYHYELDIKPEKCPRRVNREIVEHMVQHFKTQIFGDRKPVFDGRKNLYTAMPLPIGRDKVELEVTLPGEGKDRIFKVSIKWVSCVSLQALHDALSGRLPSVPFETIQALDVVMRHLPSMRYTPVGRSFFTASEGCSNPLGGGREVWFGFHQSVRPSLWKMMLNIDVSATAFYKAQPVIEFVCEVLDFKSIEEQQKPLTDSQRVKFTKEIKGLKVEITHCGQMKRKYRVCNVTRRPASHQTFPLQQESGQTVECTVAQYFKDRHKLVLRYPHLPCLQVGQEQKHTYLPLEVCNIVAGQRCIKKLTDNQTSTMIRATARSAPDRQEEISKLMRSASFNTDPYVREFGIMVKDEMTDVTGRVLQPPSILYGGRNKAIATPVQGVWDMRNKQFHTGIEIKVWAIACFAPQRQCTEVHLKSFTEQLRKISRDAGMPIQGQPCFCKYAQGADSVEPMFRHLKNTYAGLQLVVVILPGKTPVYAEVKRVGDTVLGMATQCVQMKNVQRTTPQTLSNLCLKINVKLGGVNNILLPQGRPPVFQQPVIFLGADVTHPPAGDGKKPSIAAVVGSMDAHPNRYCATVRVQQHRQEIIQDLAAMVRELLIQFYKSTRFKPTRIIFYRDGVSEGQFQQVLHHELLAIREACIKLEKDYQPGITFIVVQKRHHTRLFCTDKNERVGKSGNIPAGTTVDTKITHPTEFDFYLCSHAGIQGTSRPSHYHVLWDDNRFSSDELQILTYQLCHTYVRCTRSVSIPAPAYYAHLVAFRARYHLVDKEHDSAEGSHTSGQSNGRDHQALAKAVQVHQDTLRTMYFA is encoded by the exons CGCTCGCGCCTCCTGCTCCGCCACCGCCACCCATCCAAGGATATGCCTTCAAGCCTCCACCCAGACCCGACTTCGGGACCTCCGGGAGAACAATCAAGTTACAGGCCAACTTCTTTGAAATGGACATTCCAAAAATTGACATCTATCACTATGAGTTGGATATCAAGCCAGAGAAATGCCCAAGGAGAGTTAACAG GGAAATAGTGGAACATATGGTTCAGCACTTTAAAACACAGATCTTTGGGGATCGGAAACCAGTGTTTGACGGAAGGAAGAATCTCTACACAGCGATGCCCCTTCCGATCGGGAGGGATAAG GTGGAACTGGAAGTCACGCTGCCGGGAGAAGGGAAGGACCGCATCTTCAAGGTGTCCATCAAGTGGGTGTCCTGCGTGAGCTTACAGGCGTTACACGATGCACTTTCGGGGCGGCTGCCCAGCGTCCCCTTCGAGACGATCCAGGCCCTGGATGTGGTCATGAGGCATCTGCCGTCCATGAG GTACACCCCCGTGGGCCGCTCCTTCTTCACGGCATCCGAGGGCTGCTCCAATCCTCTGGGCGGGGGCCGAGAGGTGTGGTTTGGATTCCATCAGTCTGTCCGGCCTTCtctctggaagatgatgctgaatATCGACG TCTCGGCGACAGCGTTCTATAAGGCACAGCCAGTCATTGAGTTTGTTTGTGAAGTCTTGGATTTTAAAAGTATTGAAGAACAACAGAAACCTCTGACAGATTCCCAAAGGGTCAAGTTTACCAAAGAAATCAAAG GTCTAAAGGTGGAGATAACGCACTGTGGGCAGATGAAGAGAAAGTACCGCGTGTGTAACGTGACCCGGCGGCCGGCCAGCCACCAGAC GTTCCCGCTGCAGCAGGAGAGCGGGCAGACGGTGGAGTGCACGGTAGCCCAGTACTTCAAGGACAGGCACAAGCTGGTTCTGCGCTACCCCCACCTCCCGTGTTTACAAGTCGGACAGGAGCAAAAACACACCTACCTTCCCCTGGAG GTCTGTAACATAGTGGCGGGACAGAGATGTATAAAAAAGCTGACCGACAATCAGACCTCAACCATGATCAGAGCGACTGCCAGGTCAGCCCCCGATCGGCAGGAAGAGATTAGCAAGCTG ATGAGAAGTGCCAGTTTCAATACAGATCCATATGTTCGTGAATTTGGGATCATGGTCAAAGATGAGATGACAGACGTGACCGGACGGGTCCTCCAGCCGCCCTCCATCCTCTACGGGGGCAGG AATAAGGCAATTGCCACCCCTGTCCAGGGCGTGTGGGACATGAGGAACAAGCAGTTCCACACGGGCATTGAGATCAAGGTGTGGGCCATTGCCTGCTTCGCCCCCCAGCGCCAGTGCACGGAGGTGCACCTCAA GTCCTTCACGGAGCAGCTCAGAAAGATCTCAAGAGACGCGGGCATGCCCATCCAGGGCCAGCCGTGCTTCTGTAAATACGCCCAGGGGGCGGACAGCGTGGAGCCCATGTTCCGGCACTTGAAAAACACATATGCTGGCCTGCAGCTGGTGGTGGTCATCCTGCCAGGGAAGACCCCCGTTTACG CCGAGGTCAAGCGTGTGGGAGATACCGTGCTGGGCATGGCCACGCAGTGCGTGCAGATGAAGAATGTGCAGAGGACCACGCCGCAGACCCTGTCCAACCTCTGTCTGAAGATCAACGTCAAACTGGGCGGCGTGAACAACATCCTGCTGCCACAGGGGAG GCCTCCGGTGTTCCAGCAGCCCGTCATCTTTCTGGGGGCGGATGTCACTCACCCCCCCGCTGGGGACGGGAAGAAGCCGTCTATCGCCGCC GTCGTGGGCAGCATGGATGCCCACCCGAACCGCTACTGCGCCACCGTGCGCGTACAGCAGCACCGCCAGGAGATCATCCAGGACCTGGCGGCCATGGTGCGCGAGCTGCTCATCCAGTTCTACAAGTCCACACGCTTCAAGCCCACCCGCATCATCTTCTACCGCGACGGCGTCTCCGAGGGGCAGTTCCAGCAG GTTCTCCACCACGAGTTGCTGGCCATCCGTGAGGCGTGCATTAAGCTAGAGAAGGACTACCAGCCAGGCATCACGTTCATCGTGGTCCAGAAGAGACACCACACGCGGCTCTTCTGCACAGACAAGAATGAGAGG GTTGGGAAGAGCGGAAACATTCCAGCAGGCACCACCGTGGACACGAAAATCACCCACCCGACCGAGTTTGACTTCTACCTGTGTAGTCATGCTGGCATCCAG GGAACAAGCAGGCCCTCCCACTACCACGTGCTGTGGGATGACAATCGCTTCTCCTCCGACGAGCTGCAGATCCTCACCTACCAGCTGTGTCACACCTACGTGCGCTGCACGCGTTCCGTGTCCATCCCGGCCCCAGCGTACTATGCTCACCTGGTGGCCTTCCGGGCCAGGTACCACCTGGTGGACAAAGAACATGACAG TGCTGAAGGAAGCCACACCTCCGGGCAGAGTAATGGACGCGACCATCAGGCGTTGGCAAAGGCCGTGCAGGTCCACCAGGACACGCTGCGCACCATGTACTTTGCTTGA